The genomic stretch GTTGGGACACGTGTTTGTTGCCACCTCTTACGGCTATAAAATAAGGGAGATGGCAATCCTGCCGTTTGGCGGAGTTGCCAAGCTTGAGCATGGCGCGATGGGGTGGAATCCTAAACATGAGGTGGCCATCGCCATCGCAGGGCCGCTCAACAATCTGCTGATGATTCTGGTCGCCGTCCTGCTGCAGGCGATAGGTGTCTGGTCGGAGTGGCTGACCGTATTTTTTATCAAAGGCAATCTGATGATCGGCTTTTTCAATCTGCTGCCCGCTTTGCCGCTCGATGGAGGGCGGATTTTGCGCGCTGCTGCTTCCCGAGAGCGGGGGTATCGTGCAGCAACGGAGGTGTCGATTCGTATGGCCTTTGGGATCGCAGCGCTATTGATCGTCGTAGGTTTGGTCTCGCTTTGGGTTGGCTATTTGAATATCGGCATGTTGGCGCTCGGTGCCTTTTTGCTGCTGTCTGCGTGGGAGCTTCGCAAGCAAATGCGCGTTGACTTGATTCGCTTTCTCGATGCGAAGCGGCGGGAGAAGCGCCATGAGCCTCAGCAGGTGCGGTCGCTGGTCGTGCCAGAAACGATGCAGGTGCGGCAAGTGATCGAACGATTCGCCCCTGACGCCTATCACCTGATCTACGTGCTCGATCAACAAAAAAATATCATCGTTGTTTTAGCCGAAGATGATTTGGTGCATAGTGTCTTTGAAGAGAATGGTATGCGGCTGACCCTTCGCCAGTTGGCGGAGCGTCGAAAACGATCGGCTTGACAAAGCAGAAGAGGAAATTAGTGTGTGCTGTCGAAGAATAAGCCTTTAAAAGCAACAATGGCGAAAGGGAGGGTGTGCAGATGCGCAAACAA from Tumebacillus algifaecis encodes the following:
- a CDS encoding M50 family metallopeptidase translates to MKLQVFWPFGMKVRIHPLFLLLVVAACASGLIVEMLVLFTIVLIHELGHVFVATSYGYKIREMAILPFGGVAKLEHGAMGWNPKHEVAIAIAGPLNNLLMILVAVLLQAIGVWSEWLTVFFIKGNLMIGFFNLLPALPLDGGRILRAAASRERGYRAATEVSIRMAFGIAALLIVVGLVSLWVGYLNIGMLALGAFLLLSAWELRKQMRVDLIRFLDAKRREKRHEPQQVRSLVVPETMQVRQVIERFAPDAYHLIYVLDQQKNIIVVLAEDDLVHSVFEENGMRLTLRQLAERRKRSA